AACTCAGCTCCTGCTGCCAGAACCTGATCCATCTGCTTTTCATTGACGACGGTGCCTGCCCCGACAGTAATTCCTTCCAGTTCGCTCTTGGCTAGTGCAATGGCGTCCAGCGCTGCATCTGAGCGCAGTGTGATCTCAAGAATTGTAATGCCTCCCGCCTGAAGGGCGCGAGCCAGGGGCAGAATCTGCTCAGCCTGTTCAACGACAATTACCGGGATGATAGGGTTGCGCGCGCACAGCGAGTCGATCTGCTGGCTGATGGTACTGGTAGTCTGAGTGGTCATCATGGCTTCCTGTGTTTGTTAGGGTGGCTACGAGGGGTCCTCAGGGACACCAGTAGATTTCCAATTGGGGGAGGGGCAAAAAGGCGCGAATGGGCATGGCCATCTCGTCACCTTCTGCCAGAGCCTGTTGTAGCGTGGCAAGCTTGTCTTCACCCTGGATGTGCAATATCAGTGTCTTGCTGGCACTCAGGTAGGCCCGGCTCAGGGTTAGTCGCAAATGAGGGGCTGTGGGGGGCTGAACAAACAGGCTGCGGGCAGATTGTTGCATATCCATCGCTGCTGCCAGCTGCTCTGCCTCGGGAAACAACGAGGCGGTATGTCCGTCATTGCCCATGCCGAGTACTGCTACATCCAGTGTCGCGGGCAGTTGCTTGAGCGTTTCTTCAATAGCGGCCTGAGCGCTGACCTGTTCACCACTCTGATACAGCGGAAGAAAGGTGGTTGCAGCAGCCTGCTGTTGCAGTAGATGGCGACGTACCAGCGCACCATTGCTATCAGCATGCTGTTCGTTGACCCAGCGCTCATCCACCAGAGTCACCAGTGTGTCAGGCCAGCAGCATTCTTGTTCTGCCAATGCCTGAAACATTCTGGTGGGAGTACGCCCGCCTGAGACTGCCAGGCTTGGAGTGCTGCTGTTGCTGAGTTCCTGAGCTATGCGATGGCTCAGGGTTGTTGCCAGCGCTTCGCCATCATTGAACTCATGAAAACGGTTGGCAAAGTAATTACGCATCTTCGTTCCAGCTCCGGCCATCACGGCTGATCAGGGCAATGGAAGACACGGGCCCCCAGGTGCCTGCCTGATATTTTTTCGGCGGCTCGTTGGAGTTTTCCCAACCCTGAATGATCTGATCAACCCAGCGCCAGGCGTATTCAACTTCATCGCGTCGCACGAACAGGGACTGGTTGCCCAGCATGACTTCCAGTAGCAAGCGTTCATAGGCATCAGGGATACGATCCTGCTTGAAGGCTTCAGAGAAGTTCAGTTCCAGTGGGCCACTGCGTAAGCGCATGCCTTTGTCGAGGCCCTGATCC
This Pokkaliibacter sp. MBI-7 DNA region includes the following protein-coding sequences:
- the pgl gene encoding 6-phosphogluconolactonase, producing MRNYFANRFHEFNDGEALATTLSHRIAQELSNSSTPSLAVSGGRTPTRMFQALAEQECCWPDTLVTLVDERWVNEQHADSNGALVRRHLLQQQAAATTFLPLYQSGEQVSAQAAIEETLKQLPATLDVAVLGMGNDGHTASLFPEAEQLAAAMDMQQSARSLFVQPPTAPHLRLTLSRAYLSASKTLILHIQGEDKLATLQQALAEGDEMAMPIRAFLPLPQLEIYWCP